Below is a window of Drosophila nasuta strain 15112-1781.00 chromosome X, ASM2355853v1, whole genome shotgun sequence DNA.
CAATAGCGTCAAGGTCGCCGCCAAGCGCCAAGCGCCAACAGCCAACCGCCAATGGCCCTTTAGCCCACAGttgatgtggatgtggatgtgtaTGGCAAAGGGGGGAGCGAGCGGGGTAGATGCAGAGGGAGTTGAGCTGCTCTTGCAGACGGGGGTTTCACTCTGATGCAAcacaattgtgtgtgtgttttcaaaATGCAATCGTATAATCGAATTGAACTGAATATCACAATAATGCTCTGCTCATTGAGGTCGCCAGTGCAACGGTAAAGTGGTAAAACGGCAAACGTTTCGATACTGCAGACAGTATCTCTTGGAGCAAACACTACTTCAAATATTGTGACGACACGTACTCATGAAATAAGTTTCGCTGAAGGGAGTTTTAAGTTTGtagtaaaaagtaaatagtGCGgcattatacttaaaatactcaacagaaatataccgaagaaatacaaaaattaaccgaaagctttatttagtatatcaatatactattacattcaaaacaaaaagccaTAATTAAACGAAAATTCTTAATATaggttttatttggtatatcaatttattattatattaaaaatattccataatGTACGACTGCATATAATTTATCCTtgaataacttctacaatgtttattttatttccattgcaaCCACTTTTAGCATTAACTGTGAAAGGTTTCTTTATTAGCCCATGttatgtatttactttaaCTAGTATATgccaatttaaaatgttataaatgagctatttgtaatataaacaatttcaaatatatgttataaacATGACATAGCTTTTGTCGATACTCCTTTCTTGCAATCACAAATAACGTAACACTTAAGGGTTTTACTATTATGTCGATCGTTCAGATTTAAGCCTTGATTGCAATAGTTTAATATTCTAGACTGAATATCCTGACCCTAAAATCATTGTCTTGGTTCTAATGTCAAATGACGATAGTGCTTTCGTTAATCGTTATCAAGGCATGGGAAATTATTGACGAATTCAATCACGTTCCCACCGTCGGTAATTTTGCCTTATCTTTTGGTTATTTTCTAATACAACTCTACTGGCAATTTCTTTTACAATTACATTATTCTATCCCATCGTATATATTCAGTCACAAAACTAATACTGTATTCTTTGCAGCTAAACGAGTGAGCACACGTTGAAGAGGAGCACAGCCCAGGATATAAGTCGATGACGCCATGCACAAGAGAAAGAAACGCTagacagagagcgagcgagtgaaTGACACCAAGAGAGGAAAAAACAAAGGAGCAACGAGGATAAATATAATAGGAAAATTAATCGCAGATAGCAGGGAAAAATCAATAGctaaaacacaacaaacaacagatTTCGAACTGCCTTTGTCAAGTGGGTTAATCAACGAAAGAGTCCATTGAATATGGTGCTCAATCTGCTGTTTATAACGACGGTGATCAAATCAACGTTCGGCGTTGTAACCACCGGACTATGGCTAATCCCATTGATGCTCGCCGCGATCACCTACTATCGCTACGATGCCGTCGATCCGGAATCACGACCCTTGGACCAGTTAAATCTATTTCCCGAATACGATTTCATTGTGGTGGGCAGCGGATCGGCGGGTGCGGTGGTCGCTAATCGATTGAGCGAGGTGCGCAAATGGAAGGTGCTGCTCATCGAGGCGGGACCGGATGAGAATGAGATCTCGGATGTGCCATCGCTGGCCGCGTACTTGCAGCTCAGCAAACTGGATTGGGCCTACAAGACGGAACCATCGAACAAGGCGTGCCTCGGTATGCAGAACAATCGATGCAATTGGCCACGAGGTCGTGTCCTAGGCGGCTCTTCGGTACTCAATTACATGTTGTATGTACGCGGAAATCGGCATGACTACCAGACGTGGGCATCCCTCGGCAATACCGGCTGGGATTACGATCAGGTGCTGCACTATTTCAAGAAGTCCGAAGACAATCGCAACCCGTATTTGGCCAAGAGTGCATACCATGGACGTGGCGGTCTCCTCACCGTTCAGGAATCACCCTGGCACACGCCACTTGTGGCCGCCTTCGTTGAGGCGGGCACTCAGCTGGGCTACGACAATCGGGACATCAATGGAGCACAGCAGGCGGGCTTTATGATTGCCCAAGGGACCATAAGACGAGGCTCGCGTTGCTCCACGGCCAAGGCGTTCCTGCGACCCATTCGGCAACGTCCCAACTTCCATCTGTCGATGAACTCGCATGTGACGCGCGTCATCATCGAGCCAGGCACGATGCGCGCTCAGGCCGTTGAGTTCGTGAAGCATGGCAAGGTCTATCGCATTTCGGCACGACGGGAGGTGATCTTATCGGCGGGCGCCATCAATACACCGCAGCTGATGATGCTGTCGGGTCTGGGACCGCGCAAGCACCTCGAGAAGCATGGCATCAAGGTGATGCAAGATCTGCCAGTCGGCGAGAATATGCAGGATCACGTGGGCATGGGAGGTCTCACGTTCCTGGTGGATAAACCCGTGGCCATTGTGCAGGATCGCTTCAATCCCACTGCGGTCACCTTTCAGTATGTGCTACGCGAGCGCGGACCGATGACTACGCTGGGTGGCGTCGAGGGACTGGCGTTTGTGCACACACCGTACTCGAATCGCAGCATCGACTGGCCGGACATACAATTTCACATGGCGCCTGCATCGATCAATTCCGATAACGGAGCCCGTGTCAAGAAGGTGATGGGTCTGAAGGAGTCGGTATACCAGGAAGTGTATCACCCGATCGCCAACAAAGACAGCTGGACCATAATGCCACTGCTGTTGCGTCCACGCTCGAGGGGCACGGTGCGTCTGCGTTCTGCGAATCCCTTCCATTATCCGGTGATCAATGCCAACTACTTTGACGATCCCCTGGATGTAAAGACATTGGTCGAGGGCGCCAAGATTGCGCTGCGCGTCGCCGAGGCGGAagtgtttaaacaatttgggTCGCGAGTGTGGCGCAAACCGTTGCCGAACTGCAAGCAGCACAAGTTTCTATCTGATGCGTATCTGGAGTGTCAGGTGCGCACCATTTCGATGACCATCTATCATCCGTGTGGCACAGCCAAAATGGGACCCTCCTGGGACCCGGAAGCGGTCGTCGATCCCCGTCTGAGGGTATACGGAGTGCGTGGTCTGAGGGTGATCGATGCCAGCATCATGCCAACAATCACCAGTGGCAATACGAATGCGCCTGTCATCATGATTGCCGAGAAGGGTGCCGATCTCATCAAGGAGGATTGGCTTCGAAATCCCGAGTACAAGGTGAAGCGGCGTGATGTCTACAGCGATGCCGagacagcagccagcagccataGCATAAGCATTAccaatagcagcaacagcagcagcagcagcagagacttcgatggcagcagcaacataacgctcacagcaacatcagcagcaacaacaacaacgacaacaacagcagccacagaaacagaaacagtcACAAAGAGTTAGCTAAAGTCCGATGACATTGGCCAGGGGTGCTCAGGGG
It encodes the following:
- the LOC132796846 gene encoding glucose dehydrogenase [FAD, quinone]; this translates as MVLNLLFITTVIKSTFGVVTTGLWLIPLMLAAITYYRYDAVDPESRPLDQLNLFPEYDFIVVGSGSAGAVVANRLSEVRKWKVLLIEAGPDENEISDVPSLAAYLQLSKLDWAYKTEPSNKACLGMQNNRCNWPRGRVLGGSSVLNYMLYVRGNRHDYQTWASLGNTGWDYDQVLHYFKKSEDNRNPYLAKSAYHGRGGLLTVQESPWHTPLVAAFVEAGTQLGYDNRDINGAQQAGFMIAQGTIRRGSRCSTAKAFLRPIRQRPNFHLSMNSHVTRVIIEPGTMRAQAVEFVKHGKVYRISARREVILSAGAINTPQLMMLSGLGPRKHLEKHGIKVMQDLPVGENMQDHVGMGGLTFLVDKPVAIVQDRFNPTAVTFQYVLRERGPMTTLGGVEGLAFVHTPYSNRSIDWPDIQFHMAPASINSDNGARVKKVMGLKESVYQEVYHPIANKDSWTIMPLLLRPRSRGTVRLRSANPFHYPVINANYFDDPLDVKTLVEGAKIALRVAEAEVFKQFGSRVWRKPLPNCKQHKFLSDAYLECQVRTISMTIYHPCGTAKMGPSWDPEAVVDPRLRVYGVRGLRVIDASIMPTITSGNTNAPVIMIAEKGADLIKEDWLRNPEYKVKRRDVYSDAETAASSHSISITNSSNSSSSSRDFDGSSNITLTATSAATTTTTTTAATETETVTKS